Proteins co-encoded in one Symmachiella macrocystis genomic window:
- a CDS encoding DNA translocase FtsK codes for MNFSRLRTDLTALAMLAATVFAALSLVSYDPADAPGQNVYPPHEHASNICGIAGAHLAHMLFSVMGLSAYALVVGLVVLDVRLLARRPFSDPYVRATGFGLILLSLSVAFRTISIGLGNVPAVGSGGYLGAWGYTLLDRRFSTGGTMIFVATGMAAGLILVCDGLILRLMTLLKSGPGKIWGRLNLVSRFSSSKKFANRIAEPFRRRGMETDEDWEEQLETHAAANAVEEEASVEDPFTDEADEDTEKPRKPIRINPPVSAVGDRDRLMVKLDANADSVEEVALPETSLLENADDFPFEYLSEKARKAAAVLERTFQEFGLNVRVSEIDTGPVITQFELELEKGLRLNKITSLADDLAVALRVPAVRVVAPIPGKNTVGVEVPNDKQVMVRLRELIESSPEQTEKHRIPIFLGKDVSGRPLAVDLTKMPHLLIAGRTGTGKSVCLNTLILSMLMTRSPAEVKMLMIDPKMVELSPYKRVPHLMHPVITDMKKAEAILAWAVDKMEERYDLLARCGVRHLDSYNKLGKEEVLNRIGEDPESEEAHNIPDKMPYIVIIADEMADMMMTSGKDVEGHIIRLAQKSRAVGIHLVLATQKPTVDVITGLIKSNLPARISFQVASKTDSRVVLDEMGAERLLGNGDMLYLAPGTSKVTRAQGTFVSDDEVNKVIEFFSDQEPQYSQELAQISTSGGGATGGIEAMRKRDDLYESAIDVVIREGRGSVSLLQRALGIGYGRGARLIDYMAEDGIVGDYNGSQAREVLYTPEQWRAIVEGVEEDEYAMAE; via the coding sequence ATGAATTTTTCACGATTGAGAACCGACCTGACGGCCCTGGCGATGCTGGCGGCCACTGTCTTTGCGGCACTCAGCCTTGTCAGCTATGACCCGGCTGATGCCCCGGGGCAGAACGTCTATCCGCCCCACGAACATGCCAGCAATATCTGTGGCATCGCGGGAGCCCATTTGGCCCATATGCTCTTTAGCGTCATGGGACTGTCCGCCTATGCGCTGGTGGTCGGGCTGGTGGTGTTGGATGTGCGTTTGCTTGCGCGACGTCCCTTTTCGGATCCCTACGTCCGTGCGACCGGTTTCGGTTTGATCCTGCTCTCCTTGTCGGTCGCTTTTCGTACGATCAGCATTGGCTTGGGGAATGTTCCTGCCGTCGGTAGCGGCGGTTATCTAGGGGCATGGGGCTATACGTTGTTGGACCGTCGTTTTTCCACGGGGGGGACGATGATTTTCGTGGCCACCGGGATGGCGGCTGGATTGATTTTGGTCTGTGACGGGTTGATCCTGCGACTGATGACGCTACTGAAATCCGGACCGGGCAAGATTTGGGGGCGATTGAATCTCGTGTCCCGTTTCTCCAGCAGCAAGAAATTCGCAAATCGAATTGCCGAACCGTTTCGGCGTCGTGGAATGGAGACGGACGAGGATTGGGAAGAGCAGTTGGAAACTCATGCGGCGGCCAATGCCGTGGAAGAAGAAGCAAGCGTCGAAGATCCCTTTACAGACGAAGCCGATGAAGACACTGAAAAACCGCGTAAACCAATTCGCATCAACCCGCCCGTTTCAGCGGTCGGCGATCGCGATCGGCTGATGGTCAAGCTCGATGCCAATGCGGACTCGGTCGAAGAGGTCGCGTTGCCCGAGACGAGCCTGTTGGAAAACGCGGACGATTTTCCGTTTGAATATCTTTCGGAGAAGGCCCGCAAAGCGGCGGCTGTGCTGGAGCGGACGTTTCAGGAATTTGGCCTGAATGTTCGTGTTTCAGAAATCGACACCGGACCGGTGATTACGCAGTTTGAATTGGAACTGGAAAAAGGACTGCGGCTGAACAAGATTACCTCATTGGCCGATGATCTGGCGGTGGCGCTGCGCGTCCCGGCGGTTCGTGTCGTTGCGCCGATCCCGGGCAAAAACACCGTCGGTGTCGAGGTCCCCAACGACAAGCAAGTCATGGTGCGGTTGCGAGAACTGATTGAGTCCTCGCCTGAGCAAACGGAAAAACATCGTATTCCGATTTTCTTGGGCAAGGATGTCAGCGGACGCCCGCTGGCAGTCGATTTAACAAAAATGCCGCACTTGTTGATCGCTGGACGGACCGGAACCGGTAAGAGCGTCTGCCTGAATACATTGATCCTGTCGATGCTGATGACCCGCAGCCCGGCGGAGGTCAAGATGTTGATGATCGACCCCAAGATGGTCGAACTCAGCCCGTACAAACGGGTGCCGCACCTAATGCATCCGGTGATCACCGACATGAAAAAGGCCGAAGCAATTCTGGCTTGGGCGGTCGACAAGATGGAAGAACGTTACGACTTGTTGGCTCGTTGCGGCGTGCGTCACTTGGATAGCTACAATAAACTTGGCAAGGAAGAGGTGCTCAACCGGATCGGTGAAGACCCCGAATCGGAAGAAGCGCACAACATTCCCGATAAAATGCCGTACATCGTGATCATCGCCGACGAAATGGCCGACATGATGATGACTTCCGGCAAAGACGTGGAAGGACACATTATTCGCCTGGCGCAAAAATCGCGGGCGGTCGGTATCCACCTCGTTTTGGCGACGCAAAAGCCGACTGTGGACGTCATCACCGGCTTGATTAAATCAAACTTGCCCGCCCGGATTTCGTTCCAGGTAGCCAGCAAGACCGACAGCCGCGTCGTGTTGGATGAAATGGGGGCCGAACGGTTGTTGGGTAATGGCGATATGCTGTATCTCGCACCGGGGACGAGTAAGGTTACCCGCGCACAGGGGACATTTGTATCCGACGATGAAGTGAATAAAGTCATTGAATTCTTCAGTGACCAAGAACCGCAATACAGCCAGGAATTGGCGCAGATCAGTACCTCGGGCGGCGGCGCCACTGGTGGCATTGAAGCGATGCGGAAGCGTGACGATCTGTACGAATCGGCAATCGACGTCGTCATCCGCGAAGGCCGCGGTAGCGTCTCGTTGTTACAGCGGGCTCTGGGCATCGGCTACGGGCGGGGTGCGCGGCTGATCGACTACATGGCCGAAGACGGCATCGTCGGCGATTACAACGGCAGCCAAGCCCGCGAGGTGCTCTACACTCCGGAACAATGGCGAGCGATCGTCGAAGGGGTCGAGGAAGACGAATACGCGATGGCGGAGTGA
- a CDS encoding phosphopantothenoylcysteine decarboxylase domain-containing protein: MKILITAGPTREYLDDVRFLSNASSGRMGYSIAQAAIDAGHEVVLVSGPVALPVPAGCELVSVEGTRDMYDACLARFAECDGVIASAAVCDYGPRERTSGKRVKTGLPITIELVEMPDIIAELGRQKGQRWSVGFALEAQDPHRRAVEKLHKKNCDAIVLNRTTAIGANDNSIELIDSTDTTVAKWTGSKIDIAHRLIAWIVGTLAD; the protein is encoded by the coding sequence ATGAAAATTCTCATCACTGCCGGCCCCACACGGGAATACCTAGATGACGTCCGCTTTCTGTCCAATGCCAGTAGCGGGCGGATGGGGTATTCGATTGCGCAAGCGGCAATCGACGCCGGACATGAGGTGGTGCTGGTCAGCGGTCCGGTGGCCTTGCCGGTTCCGGCGGGTTGTGAGTTGGTTTCGGTCGAAGGAACGCGGGACATGTACGACGCTTGTCTCGCGCGATTTGCCGAATGCGACGGGGTGATCGCTTCCGCGGCGGTTTGTGATTATGGACCGCGGGAACGGACCTCAGGAAAACGGGTCAAAACCGGCCTGCCGATTACGATCGAGTTGGTGGAAATGCCCGACATCATTGCCGAACTGGGACGGCAAAAGGGACAGCGTTGGTCGGTTGGGTTTGCGCTGGAAGCACAAGATCCTCACCGGCGGGCTGTCGAGAAACTGCACAAGAAAAACTGCGACGCGATCGTACTCAATCGCACGACAGCCATCGGAGCGAACGACAATTCCATCGAATTGATCGATTCTACCGATACAACCGTCGCAAAATGGACGGGCAGTAAAATCGACATTGCCCACCGGCTGATCGCGTGGATTGTCGGTACTCTTGCTGACTGA
- a CDS encoding ATP-dependent helicase: MEPTPVIDEILSTLNEQQRSAAIHGRDPLLIVAGAGTGKTTTLAHRVAHLIADGVNPARILLLTFTRRAAGEMVRRVDGILRQLNHLSEKRGARVGKYSGKQLWGGTFHAVAARLLRMHGRSIGLEPEFTVHDRSDSEDLINVLRTELDLASAETRFPRKSTCIDIYSRCVNSRRSLQDVLTNSFPWCVQYADDLRRLFAAFVDRKEQNAVLDYDDLLLFWHGLLSDPAAGTAIRSRFDCVLVDEYQDTNLLQAEILQLLRPDGQGVTVVGDDAQSIYSFRAATVRNILDFPETYANTRVIPLEQNYRSTQPILDVTNEVIGQAQQRHEKKLWSEQTQGEPPVLVHCQDEDEQTEFVISEILAHREKGVDLRKQAVLFRASQHSMTLELELARRNIPFHKYGGLKFVETAHVKDLMAYMRLAENPRDFVSGVRVLLLLPGIGPKRTRDLMLLLNDAGGDFRVWEEFDPPAAAKDYWAKFVELMRNLNGPKLKDLPHQVHCVFEFYGDLLQRKYDHADARLRDLEQLEQLANRFPDRATFLTEITLDPPASTQDLAGPPTLDDDYLVLSTIHSAKGLEWDAVYVLHAADGKIPSDMATKNEAEIEEELRLFYVALTRAKNSLYVCFPLNDYMPGRGFGRHSLSQLTRFLPKGIRKRFHERTGIAAPAADEQVEMQPHITSEMIRRQSRSMWS, from the coding sequence ATGGAACCGACGCCGGTCATCGACGAAATCTTAAGTACACTCAACGAGCAACAACGCAGCGCCGCCATACATGGCCGTGATCCGTTGTTGATTGTCGCCGGTGCCGGAACAGGCAAGACCACCACCCTGGCCCACCGCGTGGCGCATCTCATCGCCGACGGTGTGAATCCAGCGCGGATTCTGCTGCTGACCTTCACCCGCCGCGCCGCCGGCGAAATGGTCCGCCGTGTAGACGGTATTTTGAGGCAATTGAATCATCTCTCCGAAAAGCGAGGCGCGCGTGTTGGCAAGTACAGTGGAAAACAACTCTGGGGCGGCACCTTTCACGCGGTCGCAGCACGACTGCTACGGATGCATGGTCGCTCGATCGGTTTAGAACCGGAGTTCACAGTCCACGACCGCAGTGACTCCGAGGATTTGATCAACGTACTCCGCACGGAGCTGGATCTCGCATCGGCCGAAACCCGATTTCCTCGCAAGAGTACCTGTATCGACATTTATAGCCGCTGCGTCAATTCGCGGCGCAGCCTGCAAGACGTGTTGACGAACTCATTCCCCTGGTGTGTGCAATACGCAGACGACCTCCGCCGGTTATTCGCCGCATTTGTCGATCGCAAAGAACAAAACGCCGTCCTGGACTACGACGACCTGCTGTTGTTTTGGCATGGATTACTCAGCGACCCGGCAGCCGGCACAGCAATCCGCAGCCGCTTTGATTGCGTGCTCGTCGATGAATATCAAGACACCAATCTGCTGCAGGCGGAGATCCTGCAATTGCTGCGGCCCGACGGGCAAGGTGTGACGGTCGTGGGCGACGATGCGCAATCGATCTATTCATTCCGGGCAGCCACGGTCCGCAATATCCTCGATTTCCCTGAGACATACGCCAACACCCGCGTGATTCCACTGGAGCAAAACTACCGCAGCACACAGCCGATTCTGGATGTCACCAACGAAGTGATCGGCCAAGCCCAACAGCGGCATGAAAAGAAGCTGTGGTCGGAACAAACGCAAGGGGAACCCCCGGTCTTGGTGCATTGCCAGGATGAAGACGAACAGACCGAGTTCGTGATCTCCGAGATTTTGGCGCATCGCGAAAAGGGTGTCGACCTTCGCAAACAGGCAGTGCTATTTCGCGCATCACAGCACAGTATGACTTTGGAACTTGAACTGGCCCGCCGCAATATACCGTTCCATAAATACGGCGGCCTAAAATTTGTGGAAACGGCGCATGTCAAAGACTTGATGGCCTATATGCGGCTGGCCGAAAACCCTCGCGATTTTGTGTCAGGAGTCCGCGTCTTATTATTGCTACCCGGCATCGGCCCCAAGCGAACGCGAGATCTGATGTTGCTGCTCAACGACGCAGGCGGCGATTTTCGCGTCTGGGAAGAGTTCGATCCACCGGCGGCCGCCAAGGATTACTGGGCCAAGTTCGTGGAACTGATGCGCAACCTCAACGGCCCGAAGCTGAAAGACTTGCCGCATCAAGTGCACTGCGTGTTTGAGTTCTATGGAGACCTGTTGCAGCGCAAATACGACCACGCCGATGCGCGGCTGCGGGACCTGGAGCAACTCGAACAACTGGCCAACCGATTCCCCGACCGAGCGACGTTTCTGACAGAAATCACGCTCGATCCCCCCGCTTCGACGCAAGACCTCGCCGGTCCGCCGACGCTGGACGACGACTATCTGGTGCTCAGCACAATCCATTCCGCCAAAGGCCTGGAATGGGACGCCGTGTATGTGCTACATGCGGCGGACGGTAAGATCCCCTCCGACATGGCGACGAAGAACGAAGCGGAGATCGAAGAAGAGCTGCGGTTGTTTTACGTCGCGCTCACCCGGGCCAAAAACTCGCTGTATGTCTGCTTCCCACTGAACGACTACATGCCGGGACGCGGCTTCGGCAGACATTCCCTGTCGCAGCTCACACGCTTTTTGCCCAAGGGCATTCGCAAACGCTTTCACGAACGCACCGGCATCGCCGCCCCCGCAGCGGATGAACAGGTCGAAATGCAACCGCACATTACGTCGGAAATGATCCGCCGGCAAAGCCGCTCGATGTGGAGTTGA
- a CDS encoding type 1 glutamine amidotransferase domain-containing protein produces the protein MPNAQPLANKRILIFVGDIYEDLELWYPKLRLIEAGATVTVAGPQADTSYAGKNGYPCVSDAKIDDMEAADFDGLVVPGGFMPDKLRRDPKVLQLVRDFDTAGKLVAAVCHGGWIPISAGVYKGVRVTGSPGIKDDLINAGALWEDTAVVVDRHFVCSRKPDDLPDFCRGILQVMA, from the coding sequence ATGCCCAACGCACAACCGCTCGCCAACAAACGGATTCTCATCTTTGTCGGCGACATTTACGAAGACCTGGAACTGTGGTACCCCAAACTGCGGCTCATCGAAGCCGGAGCAACTGTCACCGTGGCCGGGCCTCAGGCTGATACGTCGTATGCGGGAAAGAACGGCTACCCTTGTGTCTCCGATGCGAAGATCGACGACATGGAGGCGGCCGACTTTGATGGGTTGGTTGTGCCGGGTGGATTTATGCCGGACAAGCTCCGTCGCGATCCCAAGGTGCTCCAGCTGGTTCGCGATTTCGACACCGCCGGCAAACTGGTCGCCGCTGTTTGCCACGGGGGTTGGATTCCCATCTCCGCGGGCGTCTACAAGGGAGTCCGCGTGACCGGATCGCCCGGAATCAAGGACGACCTGATCAACGCCGGTGCCCTTTGGGAAGACACAGCTGTCGTCGTCGATCGGCATTTCGTCTGCAGCCGCAAACCGGACGACTTGCCCGATTTCTGTCGCGGAATCTTGCAGGTTATGGCGTGA